The Effusibacillus pohliae DSM 22757 genome includes a window with the following:
- a CDS encoding transposase, translating to YDHQPLEFNAKENPDHLKWLHTMISNAKAFIGGTYHGLASKHLQSYLDEFCFRTNRRRFEGQLFNRLLTACVSTDTITYQKLTS from the coding sequence GTTACGATCACCAGCCGCTCGAGTTTAACGCCAAGGAAAACCCCGATCATCTGAAATGGCTGCACACGATGATTTCCAATGCCAAAGCGTTTATCGGCGGTACTTACCATGGCTTGGCTTCCAAGCACCTGCAATCGTATTTGGATGAATTTTGCTTCCGCACCAACCGCAGACGGTTTGAAGGCCAGTTGTTCAATCGACTGCTGACAGCCTGTGTTTCAACCGACACCATCACCTACCAGAAGCTCACATCATGA